The proteins below are encoded in one region of Flavobacterium nackdongense:
- a CDS encoding lactoylglutathione lyase family protein — protein MKEIKYPRSFSHIGISVPNIEKAVKFYSEVMGWYVIMKPSLVKKERTTAIGQMCIDVFGEDWEEFEIAHMSTSDGIGIELFSFPHGEKKAPEFKPFNTGLFHFCVQDPDIEGLTTKIIEYGGKQRMPIREYYPNEKPYKMVYVEDPFGIIFEIYTHSYELTYSSGAYQK, from the coding sequence ATGAAAGAAATTAAATATCCAAGATCATTCTCCCACATTGGAATATCGGTTCCTAATATAGAAAAGGCTGTAAAATTCTATAGTGAAGTGATGGGATGGTACGTCATAATGAAGCCCTCTCTAGTCAAAAAAGAAAGAACAACGGCTATCGGACAAATGTGTATTGATGTATTCGGTGAAGATTGGGAAGAATTTGAAATTGCACATATGTCCACTTCGGATGGTATAGGCATAGAACTTTTTAGCTTTCCACATGGTGAAAAAAAAGCGCCTGAATTCAAACCTTTCAACACAGGACTATTTCATTTTTGCGTACAAGATCCTGATATCGAAGGTTTGACAACAAAAATTATTGAATATGGTGGCAAACAAAGGATGCCAATAAGGGAATATTATCCTAATGAAAAACCATATAAAATGGTTTATGTAGAAGATCCATTCGGAATTATTTTTGAAATATATACCCATAGTTATGAATTGACCTATTCGTCTGGAGCTTATCAAAAATAA
- a CDS encoding peroxiredoxin family protein codes for MNATKISTVSSVLQNMLKVSLVMLFLLALNSCSSDDDNSNPTTPPVAGNVAPDFTLTSLSKQTVKLSDSKNKVVVLFFFGNECPSCKAAAPSVCMQLNAPFAKRTDFQLYGIDQWDGNEAKVQSFQTITAVSFPLLLMGSGVAASYKTTYDRIVVIDKTGKIMFSGNQGAASDIAAAKAKIEELLK; via the coding sequence ATGAATGCAACAAAAATTTCAACAGTATCGAGCGTATTACAAAATATGCTTAAAGTTTCTTTAGTAATGCTTTTTCTATTAGCATTAAACTCTTGTTCGAGTGATGATGACAATTCAAATCCTACTACACCACCAGTAGCCGGAAATGTGGCACCAGATTTTACTTTAACATCCTTGAGCAAACAAACCGTAAAACTATCGGATTCCAAAAACAAAGTTGTGGTACTTTTCTTTTTTGGAAACGAATGTCCTTCCTGCAAAGCAGCCGCTCCTTCGGTTTGTATGCAATTAAACGCACCTTTTGCCAAAAGAACTGATTTTCAACTCTATGGCATTGATCAATGGGACGGTAATGAAGCCAAAGTGCAAAGCTTTCAAACCATTACTGCAGTAAGTTTCCCCTTATTATTGATGGGGTCAGGGGTTGCGGCTAGTTACAAAACTACCTACGATCGAATTGTTGTTATCGACAAAACGGGTAAAATTATGTTCTCTGGAAATCAAGGTGCTGCCTCAGATATTGCTGCTGCAAAAGCAAAAATTGAAGAACTTTTAAAGTAA
- the yajC gene encoding preprotein translocase subunit YajC yields MGQLTQFAPFLLMFVVIYFFMIRPQQKRAKQEKEFESALKVGDKIITKSGLHGKIAEVAETTVVIETMAGKLKMERSAISMEMSAALAKK; encoded by the coding sequence ATGGGACAGTTAACTCAATTTGCGCCTTTTTTATTAATGTTCGTGGTTATCTATTTCTTTATGATTAGACCACAACAAAAAAGAGCTAAGCAAGAAAAAGAATTCGAAAGTGCTTTGAAAGTAGGCGACAAAATCATCACCAAAAGCGGACTTCACGGGAAAATCGCTGAGGTTGCTGAAACTACGGTTGTTATCGAAACTATGGCTGGAAAATTGAAAATGGAGCGCTCTGCTATTTCTATGGAAATGAGTGCTGCTTTGGCAAAAAAATAA
- a CDS encoding transglutaminase domain-containing protein has translation MSKPLIWYLRRHPLLYKIRYQLVSKTVASENIQNFCYNDINKKNQIPPLFFEINKLIFDTTTKKLNDFEKAKTIAIWLRNNIKGGPGLGNSSAMALQKMIAGQGGVCSDFSQIYNNFCVINELKVREWGMKNLSSDKSISGGHSYNEVYCHELQKWVMIDVAKSIIFYASNPEIPLSSLEYIRLKKENKTINIKNINENAALDIDNVKKIYLSSISLPFLISNYDNKTIDNYLEKLDFLPVSIIHGILMLTGQGYTFGFPEETK, from the coding sequence ATGAGCAAACCGCTAATTTGGTACTTAAGAAGGCATCCACTATTATATAAAATCAGGTACCAATTAGTATCTAAAACTGTTGCTTCGGAAAATATCCAAAATTTTTGTTACAACGACATCAATAAGAAAAACCAAATTCCACCTTTATTTTTTGAAATAAATAAACTAATATTTGATACTACTACCAAAAAATTAAATGATTTTGAAAAAGCCAAAACTATAGCGATTTGGCTAAGAAACAACATCAAAGGCGGTCCAGGATTAGGGAATTCTTCGGCAATGGCACTCCAAAAAATGATTGCTGGTCAAGGGGGTGTTTGCAGTGACTTTTCGCAAATTTACAATAATTTCTGTGTTATTAATGAGCTGAAAGTTAGAGAATGGGGAATGAAAAATCTTTCTTCGGACAAAAGTATTTCAGGAGGACATTCGTACAATGAAGTATATTGCCATGAACTACAAAAATGGGTAATGATAGATGTAGCCAAATCGATTATTTTCTATGCTTCGAATCCTGAAATCCCACTCTCATCTTTGGAATATATTCGTTTAAAAAAAGAAAATAAAACGATAAACATCAAAAACATTAACGAAAATGCTGCTTTGGACATCGACAATGTAAAAAAAATCTATCTTTCATCCATTTCTTTGCCCTTTCTGATTTCCAACTACGACAATAAGACTATTGACAATTATTTAGAAAAACTTGATTTTCTGCCAGTATCCATCATTCACGGAATACTAATGCTCACTGGGCAAGGATATACCTTTGGGTTTCCTGAAGAAACAAAATAA
- a CDS encoding sensor histidine kinase, with the protein MEKSTFNSLFWKISIVFFILLAGVGVMYTYVSHEYSKTYLEEVNQRLNHDTAKNIVENSTNFYNGEVIKPALEEMFHHVRAINPSLEVYLVDPKGKIIAWYPPERKIALKQINLKPVLSFIANANSYIKGDDPLNPSQQKVFSASPLTMNNMLYAYIYVVLNGEQQEAASNSLFGGYLLKLGARTMGITLLFTFLIGLLIIRIITNNYSKILTVMQQFRQGDLKARVEFKSMGDERQLGEMFNEMADILTLNIDKLNEVENLRRELIANVSHDLRTPIAIIRGYVETLQMKEETITIEERKQYINTVRESAEKLERLVNELFELSKLEANQVLAKKEPFIISELVSDISSKYQLIAETKNISINTVLSKELPPVFADVSLIERVMQNLIDNALKFTPSGGKIEIKTIKSTDNNIEISVTDNGIGIPENDREQIFARYYKANNFTDLKNSTGLGLAIAKKILDLHQSTLDLVSKENAGSSFIFKLKCI; encoded by the coding sequence ATGGAAAAGTCGACATTTAACAGCTTGTTTTGGAAAATATCCATTGTGTTTTTTATTCTTCTTGCAGGAGTTGGAGTAATGTACACTTATGTAAGTCACGAATATTCTAAAACCTATCTTGAGGAAGTAAACCAAAGACTCAATCACGATACCGCCAAAAATATCGTGGAGAACTCCACTAATTTTTACAATGGCGAAGTTATAAAACCAGCTCTTGAAGAAATGTTTCACCACGTGAGAGCCATCAATCCAAGTCTTGAGGTATATCTAGTCGATCCCAAAGGAAAAATAATTGCTTGGTATCCGCCGGAACGAAAAATTGCGTTGAAACAAATAAATCTAAAACCGGTTTTAAGTTTCATTGCGAATGCGAATTCCTATATTAAGGGTGACGATCCGCTTAATCCTTCGCAGCAAAAAGTATTCTCTGCGTCGCCTTTGACAATGAATAATATGCTGTACGCCTACATTTATGTGGTACTTAACGGAGAGCAACAAGAAGCAGCTTCCAACTCACTTTTTGGTGGATATTTATTAAAATTAGGCGCCAGAACAATGGGAATTACCTTATTATTTACCTTTTTAATTGGTTTGTTAATCATCAGGATAATAACTAATAATTACTCCAAAATTCTAACGGTAATGCAACAATTCCGTCAAGGAGATTTGAAAGCGAGAGTCGAATTTAAGTCTATGGGCGACGAACGACAATTGGGCGAAATGTTTAATGAAATGGCCGATATTCTAACTTTAAACATAGACAAACTCAATGAAGTCGAAAACCTTCGACGAGAACTAATTGCCAATGTTTCTCACGATTTACGAACGCCAATCGCCATCATTCGGGGCTATGTAGAAACCCTGCAAATGAAGGAAGAAACCATAACCATCGAAGAACGTAAGCAGTACATCAATACCGTACGGGAAAGTGCAGAGAAATTAGAACGATTAGTAAATGAGCTTTTTGAATTGTCAAAACTAGAAGCTAATCAAGTTTTAGCCAAAAAAGAACCCTTTATTATTAGCGAATTAGTGAGTGACATCAGCAGCAAATACCAATTGATAGCAGAAACAAAAAATATTTCTATCAATACTGTTTTGTCTAAAGAATTACCACCCGTATTTGCCGATGTTTCTTTGATTGAAAGAGTAATGCAAAACCTGATTGACAATGCTTTAAAATTCACCCCAAGTGGTGGAAAAATAGAAATAAAAACCATAAAAAGCACCGATAATAATATCGAAATATCGGTCACCGACAACGGAATAGGAATTCCTGAAAACGACAGAGAACAAATTTTTGCCCGCTATTACAAAGCCAATAATTTTACTGATTTAAAAAACAGTACAGGACTTGGGCTGGCCATTGCAAAAAAGATACTCGATTTACATCAATCGACGCTCGATTTAGTGAGCAAAGAAAACGCTGGAAGTTCTTTCATTTTTAAACTAAAATGTATTTAA
- the pepT gene encoding peptidase T, whose protein sequence is MQQIIDRFISYVTIDTESDSSSETTPSTVKQWDLAHKLVEELKTIGLQDVTIDDKAYIMATLPSNVEQEVPTIGFISHFDTTPDFTGANVKPQIIPNYDGKDIVLNADQNIILSPTYFKDLLQYKGQTLITTDGTTLLGADDKAGITEIVTAMEFLINNPDIKHGKIRVGFTPDEEIGRGAHHFDVEKFGCDWAYTMDGSQIGELEYENFNAAGAKITFKGKSVHPGYAKGKMINSMLIVNDFINELPKGETPQETKGYQGFFHVHHLTGSIEETVLELIIRDHNKKKFEKRKELIAKISQKFNKKFAKQFGEDIVIAEVKDQYYNMKEKVVPVKHIVDIAEKAMKELGIKPVIKPIRGGTDGCQLSYKGLPCPNIFAGGHNFHGKYEYVPVESMQKAVEVIVRIAELTAKGDFIKKEVKSKIK, encoded by the coding sequence ATGCAACAGATTATAGACCGCTTTATAAGCTATGTGACGATTGATACCGAATCGGATTCGAGTTCAGAAACTACTCCAAGTACAGTAAAACAATGGGATTTAGCCCATAAACTGGTTGAAGAACTAAAAACTATTGGATTACAAGACGTTACCATTGATGACAAAGCCTATATTATGGCGACCTTGCCTTCGAATGTAGAACAAGAGGTTCCAACAATAGGATTTATTTCGCATTTTGATACCACACCTGATTTTACGGGTGCCAATGTAAAGCCACAAATCATCCCAAATTATGATGGTAAAGACATTGTCTTAAATGCGGACCAAAACATCATTTTGTCGCCCACGTATTTTAAAGATTTATTGCAATACAAAGGGCAAACTTTGATTACCACCGACGGCACTACCCTACTCGGCGCCGATGACAAAGCCGGAATCACCGAAATTGTTACCGCGATGGAATTCCTAATCAATAATCCCGACATTAAACACGGAAAAATACGCGTTGGATTTACACCTGACGAGGAAATTGGTCGTGGCGCTCACCATTTCGACGTAGAAAAATTCGGCTGTGATTGGGCGTATACTATGGATGGAAGCCAAATAGGCGAATTGGAATATGAAAATTTCAACGCGGCTGGAGCCAAAATTACTTTCAAAGGAAAAAGTGTGCATCCTGGTTATGCCAAAGGCAAAATGATCAATTCAATGCTGATTGTCAATGATTTTATTAACGAGTTGCCAAAAGGAGAAACCCCGCAAGAAACAAAAGGCTACCAAGGATTTTTTCACGTGCATCATTTAACCGGAAGTATCGAAGAAACCGTGTTGGAACTTATTATCCGCGATCACAACAAGAAAAAATTCGAAAAACGCAAAGAATTAATTGCCAAAATCTCCCAGAAATTCAACAAGAAATTCGCTAAGCAATTCGGCGAAGACATTGTAATCGCAGAGGTAAAAGACCAATATTACAATATGAAAGAAAAGGTCGTTCCTGTAAAACATATTGTAGATATTGCTGAAAAGGCGATGAAAGAACTGGGAATTAAACCTGTTATAAAACCTATTCGTGGCGGAACTGATGGCTGCCAATTGTCGTACAAAGGATTGCCTTGTCCAAATATTTTTGCTGGTGGACATAACTTTCACGGTAAATACGAATATGTTCCGGTAGAAAGTATGCAAAAAGCGGTAGAAGTAATTGTGAGAATTGCTGAACTAACGGCCAAAGGGGATTTTATTAAAAAAGAAGTAAAGTCAAAAATAAAATAA
- a CDS encoding response regulator transcription factor, translating into MKNILMIEDDISIVELVAIHLKDIYCELTKAHTGTDGLSLASKNKYDMIILDVMLPGMDGIEICRRLRADKIFTPILMLTARSEEIDKIIGLETGADDYLTKPFSIREFIARVKAILRRNEMVNTEKKVEEEVFECSGLKIDPIKRKVTLEGVKVELTPKEFDLLYLFMSNPGKSYSRENVLNLVWGYEFSGYEHTVNSHINRLRTKIEADLTNPKYILTTWGVGYRFTDELK; encoded by the coding sequence ATGAAAAATATTTTAATGATTGAAGATGACATTTCCATAGTGGAACTTGTTGCGATTCATTTGAAAGATATTTATTGTGAATTGACCAAAGCCCATACCGGAACTGACGGATTAAGCTTGGCCTCCAAAAATAAGTATGATATGATTATCCTTGACGTGATGCTGCCTGGAATGGACGGAATCGAGATATGCAGAAGGTTGCGCGCCGATAAAATATTCACACCCATATTAATGTTAACCGCCCGAAGCGAAGAAATTGACAAAATAATTGGTCTTGAAACTGGAGCCGATGATTATTTGACGAAACCTTTTAGCATTAGAGAATTTATTGCTCGTGTAAAAGCCATTTTGCGAAGAAATGAAATGGTCAATACAGAGAAAAAAGTAGAAGAAGAAGTTTTTGAATGCAGCGGATTGAAGATAGACCCCATCAAAAGAAAAGTAACACTCGAAGGAGTAAAAGTAGAACTTACCCCTAAAGAATTTGATTTATTGTATCTTTTTATGTCAAATCCCGGTAAAAGTTATTCTCGAGAAAATGTTTTGAATCTGGTTTGGGGATATGAATTTTCGGGCTACGAACATACGGTAAATTCACACATTAATAGATTACGCACAAAAATCGAAGCCGATCTTACCAATCCAAAATACATATTGACCACTTGGGGAGTTGGCTACCGTTTTACTGATGAATTAAAATAA
- a CDS encoding DUF1801 domain-containing protein, which yields MDKVNQWALELDLLKTIIAKKELTETIKWGSNVYVHNGKNIVGIAGFKNFFTIWFFNGAKLTDQKKVLINAQEGVTKSMRQWRFRSKDEIDEETILQYLEEAMQL from the coding sequence ATGGACAAAGTAAACCAATGGGCACTTGAATTAGACCTATTAAAAACGATTATCGCTAAAAAAGAGTTAACCGAAACTATCAAATGGGGCAGTAATGTATATGTTCACAATGGCAAGAATATAGTTGGGATTGCGGGATTCAAAAACTTTTTTACGATTTGGTTTTTTAATGGAGCGAAACTAACAGACCAAAAAAAAGTTTTGATAAATGCTCAAGAAGGTGTCACAAAATCAATGCGTCAATGGCGATTTAGATCGAAAGACGAAATCGACGAAGAAACCATTTTGCAATATCTAGAAGAGGCAATGCAACTATAA
- a CDS encoding DUF1801 domain-containing protein, which yields MRLTDEYIFRQPEKYQVILLHLVAVFERAIPEVELLFKWGIPYFYYRKKPFCYLAPNHKKGFVDAGFARGFELKRNQDYLIGENRNTVKSLRYCTLESIDNRILEDVIQEALGLYK from the coding sequence ATGAGACTTACGGACGAATACATCTTTAGACAACCCGAGAAATATCAAGTGATTCTCCTGCATTTGGTTGCAGTTTTCGAAAGAGCAATTCCGGAAGTAGAATTGTTGTTCAAATGGGGGATTCCCTATTTTTATTATCGTAAAAAGCCGTTTTGCTATTTGGCTCCGAATCACAAGAAGGGCTTTGTTGACGCTGGTTTTGCAAGAGGTTTTGAATTGAAGCGAAACCAAGATTATCTAATCGGGGAAAATCGAAATACAGTCAAATCCCTTCGCTATTGTACCTTAGAAAGTATTGATAATCGGATTTTGGAAGATGTAATTCAAGAGGCATTAGGTTTGTATAAATAA
- a CDS encoding DUF6029 family protein, with protein MKNKIVFAAVVMLLLCCTNRGFAQFYGSNILETQYGKLPTDTINFGTAYDRALLGYTYKRFTAGVTLENYYTRYEERNYTQFTQYSLKYNSNILDVSLGNFNETIGRGILLRSFEIPGAILEDQGFRSRNYFFRDVQGVTAKLKLKDFTTKVIWGKPLNNVFPPNQDNAIRRIDEIKAIYSDYTFKKQTLGASFLALDNDKGNSNYSMITLSGVLSPKINYYTEIANDLDNAATHAYYGNINFTFDNLGITAEVKDYNNFLLGSGFNEVPALIKEHSYRVLNRSTHVVQPINESGYQIEVYYTFPDSSVLTLNNALAKNDLDKEYIFQEYFAEYSFSIAAHHDFKLFLDYAQDPFKDQTDRLSTGIYADWKIAEKSSIKTEYEFQYFNRGGINVQNQLLTLGYAFQSKWVFSLVSELSNDPFLTNKSWKTWFGGNLKYQINNENSLQLFAGQRRGGPACNAGNCYEVLDYEGVELRWTTRF; from the coding sequence ATGAAAAATAAAATAGTTTTTGCCGCCGTGGTGATGCTTTTGCTGTGCTGCACCAATCGAGGATTTGCCCAATTTTATGGCAGCAATATCCTAGAAACACAATATGGAAAATTGCCCACCGACACCATTAATTTTGGTACAGCCTACGATAGAGCTTTACTGGGCTATACCTACAAACGATTTACCGCAGGTGTAACCTTAGAAAATTATTACACTCGTTACGAAGAGCGGAATTATACACAATTCACCCAATATTCGCTAAAATACAATTCTAATATTTTAGATGTTTCCTTAGGGAACTTCAACGAAACCATCGGACGTGGCATATTACTGCGGTCGTTCGAAATTCCGGGAGCCATACTCGAAGACCAAGGCTTTAGGTCCCGCAATTATTTTTTCAGAGATGTACAAGGAGTAACTGCAAAATTGAAACTCAAAGACTTTACCACCAAAGTGATTTGGGGAAAGCCTTTGAACAATGTCTTTCCGCCGAATCAAGACAACGCCATTCGAAGGATCGATGAAATAAAAGCCATTTATTCTGATTATACATTCAAAAAACAAACTCTGGGCGCTTCATTTCTCGCACTGGACAACGACAAAGGAAATAGCAATTATAGTATGATTACGTTATCGGGCGTGCTTTCGCCAAAAATAAATTATTACACCGAAATTGCTAATGATCTCGACAATGCGGCGACTCACGCCTATTATGGCAATATCAATTTCACTTTTGATAATTTAGGCATAACCGCCGAAGTCAAGGATTACAATAATTTTCTTCTGGGCTCTGGTTTCAACGAAGTTCCAGCCTTAATCAAGGAACACAGCTACAGAGTACTCAACAGAAGCACGCACGTTGTACAACCGATCAATGAATCTGGCTACCAAATAGAAGTCTATTATACCTTCCCGGATTCCTCCGTTTTGACCCTCAACAACGCCCTGGCAAAAAATGATTTGGATAAAGAATATATTTTTCAAGAATACTTCGCCGAATATTCCTTCTCGATCGCGGCACATCACGATTTCAAACTATTTTTAGATTATGCTCAAGATCCGTTCAAGGACCAAACTGACCGCCTCTCCACCGGAATTTATGCAGATTGGAAAATAGCCGAAAAATCATCAATAAAAACGGAATATGAATTTCAGTATTTCAACCGCGGAGGCATCAATGTCCAAAATCAATTGCTAACCTTGGGGTACGCTTTCCAATCCAAATGGGTTTTCTCCTTAGTCAGTGAGCTATCTAATGATCCATTTCTAACAAATAAATCGTGGAAAACTTGGTTTGGAGGTAATTTAAAATACCAAATCAACAACGAAAATAGCTTGCAGTTATTTGCGGGACAACGTCGTGGTGGCCCTGCGTGCAATGCCGGAAATTGTTATGAAGTCTTGGATTACGAAGGAGTTGAATTGAGGTGGACCACTCGCTTTTAA
- the hemG gene encoding menaquinone-dependent protoporphyrinogen IX dehydrogenase, producing MNSNIGILYATVDGQTFKICTVIADVLVEKGNLVQLFSIDDFNGKVADFDKFIIGASIRYGKHNPKIIEFINQNKIALDKVENAFFSVNLVARKPEKASPETNPYFIKFLQTIHWIPKTSAVFAGNLDYQKYPLTDRWMIQLIMWMTKGPTNSKAKIEYTDWDKVKEFAVLMHNN from the coding sequence ATGAATTCAAATATCGGCATTTTATACGCTACTGTTGACGGTCAAACGTTTAAAATTTGTACAGTCATTGCGGATGTTTTAGTTGAAAAAGGCAATCTAGTCCAACTGTTCTCTATTGACGATTTCAATGGAAAAGTAGCTGATTTCGACAAGTTTATCATAGGTGCAAGCATCCGCTATGGGAAACATAATCCAAAAATAATCGAATTCATAAACCAAAATAAAATAGCACTCGACAAAGTAGAAAATGCCTTCTTTTCGGTGAATCTAGTGGCCAGAAAACCAGAAAAAGCAAGCCCGGAAACCAATCCGTATTTTATCAAATTCCTTCAAACCATCCATTGGATACCCAAAACATCAGCCGTTTTTGCCGGTAATCTCGATTATCAAAAATATCCTTTGACCGACAGATGGATGATTCAGTTGATCATGTGGATGACAAAAGGTCCAACCAATTCAAAAGCAAAAATCGAATACACCGATTGGGATAAAGTGAAAGAATTCGCAGTTTTGATGCACAATAACTAA
- the kdsA gene encoding 3-deoxy-8-phosphooctulonate synthase, producing the protein MNIQNIPQIKHTESGNFFLLAGPCAIEGEEMAMRIAEKLVGISDKLEIPFVFKGSFKKANRSRIDSFSGIGDEKALQILRKVSETFGVPTVTDIHTNEDAAMAAEYVDVLQIPAFLVRQTDLVVAAANTGKVVNLKKGQFMSPESMKHAVQKVLDCQNQNVMVTDRGTMFGYQDMVVDFRGIPTMKEYATTVLDITHSLQQPNQTSGVTGGRPDMIETIAKAGIAVGVDGIFIETHFDPANAKSDGANMLHLDYFEALMTKLVAIRKTINQF; encoded by the coding sequence ATGAACATACAGAACATTCCACAAATAAAACATACCGAAAGCGGCAATTTCTTTCTATTGGCGGGACCTTGCGCTATCGAAGGCGAAGAAATGGCAATGCGAATTGCCGAAAAATTAGTTGGAATTAGCGATAAATTGGAGATTCCTTTCGTCTTCAAAGGGTCTTTTAAAAAAGCCAATCGCTCCAGAATTGATAGTTTTTCAGGTATTGGAGACGAAAAAGCATTACAAATTCTACGAAAAGTTTCCGAAACTTTTGGCGTTCCAACAGTGACCGATATTCATACCAATGAAGATGCTGCGATGGCTGCCGAGTATGTGGATGTGCTGCAAATTCCCGCTTTCTTGGTGCGTCAAACCGATTTAGTGGTGGCTGCTGCCAATACTGGAAAAGTCGTAAACCTCAAAAAAGGACAATTTATGAGTCCCGAAAGTATGAAACATGCAGTTCAGAAAGTATTGGATTGCCAAAATCAAAACGTAATGGTCACCGACCGCGGAACGATGTTTGGCTACCAAGATATGGTTGTCGATTTTCGCGGAATTCCCACAATGAAAGAATATGCGACCACCGTCCTAGACATAACACATTCCTTACAACAACCCAACCAAACTTCGGGGGTAACGGGCGGAAGACCTGATATGATCGAAACTATCGCCAAAGCAGGAATCGCTGTGGGTGTTGATGGAATTTTTATCGAAACACATTTTGACCCTGCCAATGCCAAAAGTGATGGTGCCAATATGTTGCATTTAGACTATTTCGAAGCCTTGATGACCAAGTTAGTCGCTATCCGAAAAACCATAAATCAATTTTAA
- the nusB gene encoding transcription antitermination factor NusB — MQTIYAMHQNGSDNLEKEEKFLFYSIDAIQDLYLIMLSSLIEICKKESEFLHLSSQKHLATPEERKPNQKFIKNAIFQILSENNSLSIALETRKINNWTLNDDYIILLLNDIKQSKLYAKYMSNAVNNFEEDKEFIANLFQEVIVPNDKLYDYLEDHKLTWIDDIPVVNTEIIKQLRAIKPVEGGNLKVPKIFKDAEDRDFVRDLFRKTVLNESELAKEYVDKTPNWDTERIAEIDTIILKMAICELLKFPSIPVKVTLNEYLELAKEYSTPKSSIFINGILDNLVKELQVGNRIQKMGRGLM; from the coding sequence ATGCAAACCATTTATGCGATGCATCAAAATGGGTCAGATAATCTCGAAAAGGAAGAAAAATTTCTTTTTTACAGTATCGACGCAATTCAGGATTTATACCTTATAATGCTTTCCTCTTTGATCGAAATTTGCAAAAAAGAATCTGAATTTTTGCACCTATCCAGTCAGAAACATCTCGCTACTCCGGAGGAACGCAAGCCCAATCAAAAATTCATAAAAAACGCTATTTTTCAGATACTTTCTGAAAATAATTCGTTGAGTATTGCTCTTGAAACTCGAAAAATCAACAATTGGACTTTGAATGATGATTACATTATTCTGCTCCTAAATGATATTAAGCAAAGCAAATTATATGCAAAATATATGAGCAATGCGGTGAACAATTTTGAGGAAGACAAAGAGTTTATTGCCAATTTGTTTCAAGAAGTAATTGTTCCCAACGACAAATTATACGATTATCTCGAAGATCATAAATTGACTTGGATTGATGATATTCCGGTGGTAAATACGGAGATTATCAAACAGTTAAGAGCTATAAAACCAGTAGAAGGCGGAAATTTGAAAGTACCTAAAATTTTCAAAGATGCTGAAGACCGCGATTTTGTTCGCGATTTATTCCGAAAAACGGTTTTAAACGAATCGGAATTAGCCAAAGAATATGTCGATAAAACCCCCAATTGGGACACCGAAAGAATTGCAGAAATTGATACAATTATCCTGAAAATGGCGATTTGCGAATTGTTGAAATTCCCTTCGATTCCGGTGAAAGTGACGTTGAATGAGTACTTAGAATTGGCCAAAGAATATTCTACACCAAAAAGTAGTATTTTTATCAATGGAATTTTGGACAATTTGGTCAAAGAACTACAAGTCGGCAACAGAATTCAAAAGATGGGACGTGGATTAATGTAA
- a CDS encoding TlpA family protein disulfide reductase → MKLIYLALLFFIGIELQAQTIKNFSLKDTQNNTKSYEDLKGEKLTVIDFWTTWCKPCLKSIPAINTIYEQYHDKGVSFISINCDGPRSIAKAGPMSQSLKIQYPVLLDIDSTIKTQLNLSAFPTLIIINAKGKIVWFHEGFVPGDEKEIMAQIEKYSNEK, encoded by the coding sequence ATGAAATTAATCTATTTAGCGTTGCTGTTTTTTATTGGCATTGAACTTCAGGCACAAACGATCAAAAATTTCAGCTTAAAAGATACTCAAAACAACACCAAAAGTTATGAAGATCTAAAAGGTGAAAAACTCACTGTCATCGATTTTTGGACTACTTGGTGCAAACCTTGCCTAAAATCGATTCCTGCCATCAACACCATTTACGAGCAGTACCACGACAAAGGGGTTTCCTTTATTAGCATTAATTGCGATGGTCCGCGAAGTATAGCCAAGGCAGGACCGATGAGCCAATCGCTGAAAATACAATATCCTGTACTTTTAGATATCGATTCTACCATCAAAACCCAACTCAATTTATCGGCATTCCCCACTTTAATTATTATCAATGCCAAAGGAAAAATTGTATGGTTTCACGAAGGTTTCGTTCCCGGTGACGAAAAAGAAATAATGGCTCAAATCGAAAAATACAGCAATGAAAAATAA